The following proteins are co-located in the Alcaligenes faecalis genome:
- a CDS encoding FAD-dependent oxidoreductase, translating into MAHHTSVLIIGAGQAASVLARELRSLGYNGSITLVGEETHLPYERPPLSKDVLKSSATTDSVFLQKAEFYQEQHIELLLGTSVQSLDCATRQASLSNGQVWSFDHAVLATGGTARELAVLPTSQTNALYLRTLDDALSLQARLQPGLRTLVVGGGFMGLELASTAHETGAQVTVIEANERLLARNAPALLSQWLLARFESQGITVRLGQGVRQAHFAAGNAHPVQLELNDGQTLNGDLAIVAAGLSANSALARASGIAVDDMTAGIIVDHQGRTSVAGIYAAGDCATQICPDTSVRTRTESWQNANEQARQVAHAIAGQDAPAAPVSWFWTDVLGCNIQMLGQGSPDLNYQVRGVMDSQGDAISFMLLAFEGQHLRHAIGVNAGADLRALRSVMEQDLPVDPAIVLDPATKLRQYVKEAARTAQV; encoded by the coding sequence ATGGCACACCACACTTCCGTATTGATCATCGGCGCTGGCCAAGCGGCTTCGGTGCTGGCGCGTGAACTGCGCAGCCTGGGCTATAACGGCAGCATTACCTTGGTAGGCGAAGAAACTCATCTTCCCTACGAACGACCGCCACTGTCCAAAGACGTGCTCAAGTCCAGTGCAACCACTGACAGCGTGTTTTTACAAAAAGCCGAGTTCTATCAAGAACAACATATTGAGCTCTTGCTGGGCACGAGCGTGCAGTCCCTGGATTGCGCCACGCGTCAGGCCAGCCTGAGCAATGGCCAAGTCTGGAGCTTTGACCACGCCGTGCTGGCCACTGGCGGCACGGCCCGCGAACTGGCCGTGCTACCCACCAGCCAGACCAACGCCCTGTATCTGCGCACGCTGGACGATGCCCTGAGCCTGCAAGCCCGTCTGCAACCTGGTTTGCGCACCTTGGTGGTTGGTGGTGGTTTCATGGGTCTGGAACTGGCCTCTACCGCCCATGAAACTGGCGCCCAGGTCACGGTCATTGAAGCGAATGAACGCCTGCTGGCGCGCAACGCCCCTGCCCTGCTGTCGCAATGGTTGCTGGCGCGTTTCGAGTCGCAAGGCATCACCGTGCGTCTGGGTCAGGGTGTGCGACAGGCCCACTTTGCGGCAGGCAACGCGCACCCCGTTCAACTGGAACTGAATGATGGCCAGACCTTGAATGGCGATCTGGCGATTGTGGCAGCCGGCCTGAGCGCGAACTCCGCCTTGGCGCGGGCCAGTGGTATTGCGGTCGATGATATGACGGCCGGAATTATAGTGGATCACCAAGGTCGCACCAGTGTGGCGGGCATTTATGCCGCTGGTGATTGTGCCACGCAGATTTGCCCCGACACCTCCGTGCGCACGCGCACCGAATCCTGGCAGAACGCTAATGAACAAGCTCGTCAGGTAGCCCACGCCATTGCCGGGCAGGATGCCCCTGCTGCACCCGTTAGCTGGTTCTGGACGGATGTGCTCGGTTGCAATATTCAGATGCTGGGCCAAGGCAGCCCGGATCTGAACTATCAGGTACGCGGCGTCATGGACAGCCAGGGCGATGCCATCAGCTTCATGTTGCTGGCTTTCGAGGGCCAGCATCTGCGACACGCGATTGGCGTCAATGCCGGTGCGGATCTACGCGCCTTGCGCAGCGTCATGGAACAGGACCTGCCTGTGGATCCGGCCATCGTACTGGACCCAGCCACCAAGTTGCGCCAGTACGTGAAAGAAGCGGCCCGTACGGCCCAAGTCTAA
- a CDS encoding alpha/beta fold hydrolase translates to MSTFLYGGHVHANGIRQHYLRYGGSSQGRDQRPAVIIVPGITSPAVTWGFVGEQFGKHFDTYIQDVRGRGLSEAAEGMDYSLDAQADDLIALAQALGLKDYIVVGHSMGARIGLRAAHKNSDGLNRLVMVDPPVSGPDRRAYPSKLPWYVDSMAMARKGCTAEDMRAFCPTWTQEQLQLRAQWLHTCHEPAILASFEGFHTDDIHVDFPHLKVPALLMTAERGDVVRDEDVAEIQQLAAGVQHVRVPNAGHMIPWDNEAGFYEAFGDFLGQRLV, encoded by the coding sequence ATGAGTACCTTTCTTTACGGCGGCCATGTTCACGCCAATGGCATTCGTCAGCATTACTTGCGCTACGGTGGCTCCAGCCAGGGTCGCGACCAGCGTCCCGCGGTCATCATCGTTCCCGGCATTACCAGCCCGGCGGTGACCTGGGGCTTTGTGGGCGAGCAGTTCGGCAAGCACTTTGATACCTACATTCAGGATGTGCGTGGTCGCGGTTTGAGCGAAGCCGCCGAAGGCATGGATTACAGCCTGGACGCCCAGGCGGATGATTTGATCGCCTTGGCTCAAGCCTTGGGTCTGAAAGACTACATCGTGGTCGGCCACTCCATGGGTGCGCGTATTGGTTTGCGTGCGGCTCACAAGAACAGCGATGGCTTGAACCGTCTGGTAATGGTTGATCCTCCGGTCTCCGGCCCGGATCGTCGTGCCTATCCTTCCAAGTTGCCCTGGTACGTGGATTCCATGGCCATGGCTCGCAAAGGCTGCACCGCAGAAGACATGCGTGCTTTCTGCCCCACCTGGACCCAAGAGCAATTGCAATTGCGTGCCCAGTGGCTGCACACCTGCCACGAGCCTGCGATTTTGGCTAGCTTTGAAGGGTTCCACACCGACGATATTCACGTCGACTTCCCGCATCTGAAAGTACCTGCCTTGCTGATGACCGCCGAGCGTGGTGATGTGGTGCGTGATGAGGACGTGGCCGAGATTCAGCAGTTGGCCGCTGGCGTTCAGCACGTACGTGTGCCCAATGCCGGTCACATGATTCCTTGGGATAACGAGGCTGGTTTCTACGAAGCCTTCGGTGATTTCCTGGGCCAGCGCCTGGTGTGA
- a CDS encoding aromatic-ring-hydroxylating dioxygenase subunit beta translates to MKMDFSFKPAQIAVERALVLKAEIELFNAEYCATLDRGNVEDWPLFFVEDAVYRVTSRENADLNLPVGLVYAEGRDMMHDRAVAIARTQMYAPRYMLHLVTDVRVISEADNGDIEAEGNFMLMQTLVEGPSTVHLVGNYFDTFTRVEGRLMLKERQVIFDTSILANDLVFPV, encoded by the coding sequence ATGAAAATGGATTTTTCTTTCAAACCCGCCCAGATTGCTGTTGAGCGTGCTTTGGTGTTGAAGGCGGAAATTGAGCTTTTCAATGCCGAGTACTGTGCCACTTTGGATCGTGGCAATGTTGAGGACTGGCCCCTGTTTTTTGTGGAGGACGCGGTTTACCGGGTTACTTCACGCGAAAACGCGGATCTGAATTTGCCGGTGGGCCTGGTCTATGCCGAAGGGCGCGACATGATGCACGATCGTGCGGTGGCCATTGCCCGCACGCAGATGTATGCCCCGCGCTACATGCTGCATCTGGTCACGGATGTTCGTGTGATCAGCGAGGCCGACAATGGCGACATCGAGGCCGAGGGTAATTTCATGCTGATGCAGACTTTGGTAGAAGGGCCTTCCACGGTGCATCTGGTGGGTAATTATTTTGATACGTTCACGCGTGTGGAGGGTCGTTTGATGCTCAAGGAGCGTCAGGTGATTTTTGATACGTCCATCCTGGCGAATGATCTGGTGTTTCCGGTCTAA
- a CDS encoding ABC transporter ATP-binding protein, with product MSEQGLEAIDLAVGYGRKQVASNVNLRVQTGQVVCLLGPNGSGKSTLLRTLLGLQPPLSGQVKVQGKPLAQWRARALARQLAYVPQAQESAFAFTVEQWVLLGCASELAWYTQPRATDRQWVGMCLERLGIGHLAQKRIDQISGGERQLCVIARALVQRSQFLVMDEPASSLDFANQLRVLDQVSHLRQQGLGVLLCTHQPEHAARVADWVILYRDGGILAQGQPCDMLSQANLRQLYQLPAHAFELPDWYARGA from the coding sequence ATGAGCGAACAAGGCTTGGAAGCAATTGATCTGGCCGTGGGTTATGGGCGCAAGCAAGTCGCCAGCAATGTGAATTTGCGTGTGCAGACGGGGCAGGTCGTCTGTTTGCTGGGCCCTAATGGCAGCGGTAAGTCCACCTTGCTGCGCACCTTGCTGGGCCTGCAGCCACCGTTAAGCGGGCAAGTGAAGGTGCAGGGCAAACCCCTGGCGCAATGGCGTGCGCGTGCCCTGGCCAGACAACTGGCCTATGTACCGCAAGCGCAAGAGTCTGCCTTTGCCTTCACGGTAGAGCAATGGGTCTTGCTGGGTTGTGCCAGCGAACTGGCTTGGTATACCCAACCACGGGCCACCGATCGGCAATGGGTAGGTATGTGCCTGGAGCGTTTGGGGATAGGGCATCTGGCTCAAAAGCGTATTGATCAGATCAGCGGTGGGGAGCGTCAGTTGTGCGTGATTGCGCGCGCCTTGGTGCAGCGTTCGCAGTTTTTGGTCATGGACGAACCCGCCTCCAGTCTGGACTTTGCGAATCAATTACGGGTGCTGGATCAAGTCTCGCACTTGCGGCAGCAGGGGTTGGGTGTGCTCTTGTGTACGCATCAACCTGAGCATGCGGCCCGCGTGGCGGACTGGGTGATCTTGTACCGGGATGGGGGCATATTGGCGCAGGGCCAGCCCTGTGACATGCTCAGTCAGGCCAATTTGCGCCAACTGTACCAACTGCCAGCGCATGCCTTTGAATTACCGGATTGGTATGCCCGAGGGGCTTGA
- a CDS encoding TRAP transporter substrate-binding protein — translation MERRSFLLKSATAAGAGLAAVAAPAIAQSSPTVRWRMSTGWPKSLDTIYGSAEALCNRVSELTEGKFEIRPFPGGELVPYAQNMDAISNGTVECNHVLSTAFVGKNTAVTFDTGLSFGMNARQHNSWIHFGGGLELLRDMYSQYNIVNFVAGNVGVQMGGWFRKEIKDLESLQGLKMRIGGIGGMVLSKLGAVPQQIPPSDIYSSLEKGTIDAAEWIGPYDDERLGLNKVAPFYYSPGWFEGSASLTSMVNKEAWEALPANFKAAFETACNEQTMLSLAKYDALNPGALRKLVADGAKLRYFPKDVMKAAYDKSQELWKELSESNADFAKIYPGWKAFQEQEASWFRVAESALDNFTFSELGKRS, via the coding sequence ATGGAGCGTCGTAGTTTTTTGCTGAAATCGGCAACGGCCGCGGGTGCCGGCCTGGCAGCGGTAGCCGCCCCTGCAATCGCACAAAGCAGCCCCACCGTGCGCTGGCGCATGTCCACCGGCTGGCCCAAAAGTCTGGACACCATTTACGGTTCGGCCGAAGCACTGTGCAACCGTGTCAGTGAACTGACCGAAGGCAAATTTGAGATCCGGCCATTTCCGGGCGGTGAGTTGGTTCCTTACGCGCAGAATATGGATGCCATCAGCAATGGCACCGTCGAGTGCAACCACGTGCTCAGTACTGCGTTTGTGGGCAAGAACACCGCCGTGACCTTTGACACCGGCCTGTCTTTTGGCATGAACGCCCGTCAGCACAATTCCTGGATTCATTTCGGTGGCGGTCTGGAGTTGCTGCGTGACATGTACAGCCAATACAACATCGTGAACTTTGTGGCCGGTAATGTGGGCGTGCAAATGGGGGGCTGGTTCCGCAAGGAAATCAAAGACCTGGAAAGTCTGCAAGGCCTGAAAATGCGTATTGGCGGTATTGGTGGCATGGTGCTGTCCAAACTGGGGGCCGTACCCCAGCAGATTCCCCCCAGCGATATTTACTCCTCGCTGGAAAAAGGCACGATTGATGCAGCCGAATGGATTGGTCCTTACGACGATGAAAGGCTGGGCTTGAACAAAGTCGCTCCTTTTTACTATTCCCCTGGCTGGTTTGAAGGCAGTGCATCCTTGACTTCCATGGTGAACAAAGAGGCCTGGGAGGCCCTGCCTGCCAATTTCAAGGCTGCCTTCGAGACGGCCTGTAACGAGCAGACCATGCTGAGCCTGGCCAAATACGATGCCTTGAACCCCGGCGCCTTGCGCAAATTGGTGGCTGACGGTGCCAAGCTGCGTTACTTCCCTAAGGATGTCATGAAGGCGGCTTACGACAAGTCCCAGGAACTGTGGAAGGAATTGTCGGAAAGCAACGCCGATTTTGCCAAGATTTATCCAGGCTGGAAGGCCTTCCAGGAGCAGGAAGCCAGTTGGTTCCGGGTTGCTGAAAGCGCCCTGGACAACTTCACCTTCAGCGAGTTGGGCAAGCGCAGTTAA
- a CDS encoding amidohydrolase family protein, which yields MKRIKKIALEEHFNAVGFEDYSKAFVKHIDSANARELMARLHDFDAQRLEVMDRAGIEYVVLSQTGPGVQVEKDVSIAIERARQNNDFLAQQIARHPDRLGGFATLPMQDPAAAAQELTRAVQDLGLKGALVNGHTHGVYYDGREYDAFWATVQKLDVPFYLHPFDAYEMPHAYTGHPELMGATWGWGVETGTHALRMLFGGVFDRCPDVKLVLGHMGEGLPFQRWRYDSRFAVYPHGVTLKRKPSEYIGSNILITTSGVCSAPTLMGAIGEMGAEAVLFSVDYPYESTELAADFIEAAPMDDKTRELVCYGNAARLFKLDRS from the coding sequence GTGAAACGCATTAAAAAAATAGCACTGGAGGAGCACTTCAATGCCGTTGGCTTTGAGGATTATTCCAAGGCCTTTGTCAAACATATTGACAGTGCCAACGCGCGTGAACTGATGGCTCGTTTGCATGACTTCGACGCGCAGCGTCTGGAAGTAATGGACCGTGCCGGTATCGAGTACGTCGTGCTGTCGCAGACCGGCCCTGGTGTGCAGGTGGAAAAGGATGTGTCCATCGCTATCGAGCGTGCGCGTCAGAACAATGATTTCCTGGCACAGCAAATTGCTCGCCATCCTGATCGTCTGGGCGGCTTTGCTACCTTGCCCATGCAAGATCCGGCTGCGGCTGCTCAGGAATTGACGCGTGCTGTGCAGGATCTAGGCTTGAAAGGCGCTTTGGTCAACGGCCATACGCATGGCGTGTACTACGATGGCCGCGAGTACGATGCCTTCTGGGCAACCGTGCAGAAGCTGGACGTACCTTTTTATTTGCATCCTTTTGACGCCTACGAAATGCCACACGCTTACACGGGCCACCCGGAGCTGATGGGAGCGACCTGGGGGTGGGGCGTAGAAACCGGCACCCACGCGCTGCGCATGTTGTTCGGTGGTGTGTTTGACCGTTGCCCTGACGTGAAGCTGGTGTTGGGTCACATGGGTGAAGGCCTGCCATTCCAGCGTTGGCGTTACGACAGCCGTTTTGCAGTCTACCCACACGGCGTCACCTTGAAGCGCAAGCCATCTGAGTACATAGGCAGCAACATCTTGATCACTACTTCTGGTGTCTGCTCCGCCCCGACCCTGATGGGCGCGATTGGGGAAATGGGTGCTGAAGCCGTGTTGTTCTCGGTGGACTATCCCTATGAATCCACGGAACTGGCTGCTGATTTTATCGAGGCAGCGCCGATGGATGACAAGACACGCGAGCTGGTGTGCTATGGCAACGCTGCCCGTCTGTTCAAGTTGGATCGGAGCTAA
- a CDS encoding aromatic ring-hydroxylating dioxygenase subunit alpha: MYQTQTVIGQTVGSKDRPVEQCTWPEDVLNTIPDWVYTSNDIYNREMERIFHGDTWNFVALEAEIPDSGDYKRSYVGSTPVVVARAEDGSINVFENRCAHRGAEFCRHNQGNTNEFVCPYHQWSYSLKGDLQGIPFKRGANKEGGMPRSFKNSEHGLKKLHVTTHNGVIFASYSDKVEPITEYLTPEILKDFEAIFPGKKLKILGYYRNELPCNWKMYHENLKDPYHATLLHSFLVVFGLLVAGNKSQMYVDPVHGRHGYMASAKSEDKYAEVSEDNKKEMRSFVDDMRLRDERFLDYIKEFDSPWSVTMQTIWPNLIVQREMNTLGVRQIVPNGPNSLIMQWTMFGYEDDTEEMTRHRLRQGNLMGPAGFLGLEDNEAMKFVQEGVRRSSSEVNIIKLDESKLGTSNTLISEAAIRSMYQYYRQVMDL; this comes from the coding sequence ATGTATCAGACGCAAACGGTGATAGGCCAGACGGTCGGGTCCAAAGACCGCCCTGTCGAGCAATGCACCTGGCCCGAGGATGTGCTCAACACCATTCCGGATTGGGTCTACACCAGTAACGACATCTACAACCGCGAGATGGAACGCATTTTCCACGGCGACACCTGGAACTTTGTGGCCCTGGAAGCGGAAATTCCCGATTCGGGCGACTACAAGCGTTCGTATGTCGGTTCCACGCCGGTGGTCGTGGCGCGTGCGGAGGATGGCAGCATCAACGTATTTGAGAACCGCTGTGCCCACCGAGGTGCCGAGTTCTGCCGCCACAACCAGGGCAACACCAATGAGTTTGTGTGCCCGTATCACCAGTGGTCTTACAGCCTGAAGGGTGATCTGCAAGGGATTCCTTTCAAGCGCGGTGCGAATAAAGAAGGCGGCATGCCGCGCAGCTTCAAGAACTCCGAGCATGGTCTGAAAAAGCTGCATGTCACCACGCACAATGGCGTCATTTTTGCGTCCTACAGCGACAAGGTCGAGCCAATTACGGAATACCTGACGCCAGAAATCCTGAAGGATTTCGAGGCGATATTCCCCGGCAAGAAATTGAAGATTCTGGGTTACTACCGTAACGAATTGCCTTGCAACTGGAAGATGTACCACGAGAATCTGAAAGATCCGTACCACGCAACCTTGCTGCACTCTTTCCTGGTGGTGTTTGGTCTGCTGGTAGCGGGCAACAAATCGCAGATGTATGTGGACCCAGTACATGGTCGTCACGGTTACATGGCGTCCGCCAAGTCCGAGGACAAATACGCCGAGGTCAGCGAGGACAACAAGAAGGAAATGCGTTCCTTTGTGGACGATATGCGTTTGCGCGATGAGCGTTTCCTGGACTACATCAAGGAGTTTGATTCGCCTTGGTCGGTCACCATGCAAACAATCTGGCCCAACCTGATTGTTCAGCGCGAGATGAATACCTTGGGTGTGCGTCAGATTGTGCCCAATGGCCCCAACAGCCTGATCATGCAATGGACCATGTTTGGCTATGAGGACGATACCGAGGAGATGACTCGTCACCGTCTGCGTCAGGGCAACCTGATGGGTCCTGCCGGTTTCCTGGGTCTGGAAGACAACGAGGCCATGAAGTTTGTGCAGGAAGGGGTACGTCGTTCCAGCAGCGAGGTGAACATCATCAAGCTCGATGAAAGCAAGCTGGGTACGTCCAATACGCTGATCTCGGAAGCGGCTATTCGCTCCATGTACCAGTACTACCGCCAAGTGATGGATCTGTAA
- a CDS encoding iron ABC transporter permease gives MKLGLTYGLLLLFLGLILAVLVVFALGQGAYPLSGPDVLRALAAGFSSDPDTSQSQAVRVVWDLRLPRIAAALLVGAALSTAGAAYQTMLRNPLVSPDILGVSSGAGLGAILAIYLNFSLFGVQMAAFVGGLLAVGIVLSLARMLRHHPPVLILVLAGMAVGTLLGAALSLIKILADPYSQLPSMTFWLLGGLSAVRSYEVWPAALMVSACIIPVWLLRWRINVLALQDDEARSLGMPVSALRCLLIVCATLMTAVCVALAGIIGWVGLLIPHAARLLVGPDFSRLLPVCLLVGAAFLLLTDTLARSIGTLELPLGVLTALVGAPGFLLLLARGARQR, from the coding sequence AGGGGGCTTACCCTTTGTCGGGGCCGGATGTGCTGCGAGCTTTAGCGGCTGGTTTTTCAAGTGACCCGGATACCTCGCAAAGTCAGGCGGTACGCGTCGTCTGGGATTTGCGTCTCCCACGTATTGCAGCGGCTTTGCTGGTGGGGGCGGCGCTCTCAACGGCAGGTGCGGCGTATCAAACCATGCTCCGCAATCCCCTGGTGTCACCCGATATTCTGGGGGTGTCCTCGGGCGCAGGTCTGGGGGCGATTCTGGCCATCTACTTGAACTTCTCCTTGTTTGGCGTGCAGATGGCGGCCTTTGTGGGCGGTTTGCTGGCGGTGGGCATTGTCTTGAGTCTGGCACGCATGCTGCGTCATCATCCACCTGTCCTGATTTTGGTCCTGGCCGGGATGGCAGTTGGCACCTTGCTCGGCGCAGCCTTATCGCTTATCAAAATTCTGGCCGACCCATATTCCCAATTGCCCTCCATGACCTTTTGGCTGCTGGGCGGCTTAAGCGCGGTGCGCTCCTACGAAGTCTGGCCCGCTGCGTTGATGGTATCGGCCTGCATTATCCCGGTTTGGCTTTTGCGTTGGCGTATCAATGTCCTGGCTCTGCAGGATGATGAGGCCCGTTCCTTGGGCATGCCCGTCTCTGCCTTGCGTTGTTTGCTGATTGTTTGCGCCACCTTGATGACGGCGGTATGTGTGGCCTTGGCGGGCATCATAGGCTGGGTCGGTTTGTTGATTCCGCACGCGGCTCGTTTATTGGTCGGCCCGGATTTCTCCCGTCTATTGCCCGTCTGCTTGTTAGTGGGTGCCGCTTTTCTTTTGTTGACCGATACCTTGGCACGCAGCATAGGCACGCTGGAATTGCCTTTGGGGGTGTTGACCGCTTTGGTGGGGGCTCCCGGCTTCTTGCTGTTGCTGGCTCGTGGTGCGAGGCAGCGATGA
- a CDS encoding non-heme iron oxygenase ferredoxin subunit: MNWIKIAETDAIDNEESLAIDWQGKKLALHKLDDEFHLTDNVCTHQYALLSDGYLEDGCVECPLHQAKFCLRTGKAMSAPATVDIKVYPLRIEGSDILADFSQA; this comes from the coding sequence TTGAACTGGATAAAAATTGCCGAAACCGATGCCATCGATAACGAAGAGTCCCTGGCAATCGACTGGCAGGGCAAGAAACTGGCCCTGCATAAACTGGACGACGAGTTCCATCTGACCGACAACGTCTGTACCCATCAATACGCCTTGCTGTCCGACGGCTATCTGGAAGACGGTTGTGTGGAATGCCCCCTGCATCAGGCCAAGTTCTGTTTGCGAACCGGCAAGGCCATGAGCGCCCCGGCCACGGTGGATATCAAGGTCTATCCGCTGCGTATTGAAGGCAGCGATATTCTGGCTGACTTTAGCCAGGCCTGA
- a CDS encoding 2,5-dihydroxypyridine 5,6-dioxygenase: MAVSDYQLIEAWQEVLRLSKLQAGQTVTLLTSSTTHPQTMQCAQIAAQSMGAIVNRLDLLPVNAEKALSRDSLAYLGTTPLTGNEAAIAALKASDLVLDLMTLLFSPEQIDILKSGTKILLAVEPPEILVRTVPTEADRARVTAAAALIKAAKEMSITSPAGTNLRCPLGEFPAIREYGFVDEPGRWDHWPSGFVLTWPNELGTNGTIVIDKGDILLPQKKYSTEQIILTVENGYATKIEGGIEAELLDEYMKTFNDPEGYAISHIGWGLQPRAHWSTLGLYSRENTIGMDARAFEGNFLFSLGPNNEAGGKRTTACHIDIPLRHCTVSLDGRAVVRDGNVLDGGVGEYE, encoded by the coding sequence ATGGCAGTGAGTGATTATCAACTTATCGAGGCATGGCAGGAGGTGCTGCGCCTGTCCAAGCTGCAGGCTGGTCAAACTGTGACCTTGCTGACCAGCTCGACCACCCACCCGCAAACGATGCAGTGTGCGCAGATTGCGGCTCAGTCCATGGGCGCGATTGTGAATCGTCTGGATCTGCTGCCCGTGAATGCAGAGAAGGCCTTGAGCCGGGACTCGTTGGCGTATTTGGGGACGACCCCGCTGACGGGTAACGAAGCGGCGATTGCCGCTTTGAAGGCCAGTGATCTGGTGCTGGATTTGATGACATTGTTGTTCTCGCCCGAGCAGATCGACATTCTGAAGTCGGGTACCAAGATCCTTTTGGCGGTGGAGCCACCGGAAATTCTGGTTCGCACGGTGCCAACCGAAGCAGATCGCGCACGCGTGACAGCGGCGGCAGCCTTGATCAAGGCCGCCAAGGAAATGAGCATTACCTCGCCTGCCGGTACCAATCTGCGGTGCCCGCTGGGAGAGTTCCCCGCGATTCGTGAATACGGGTTTGTGGATGAGCCCGGTCGTTGGGACCACTGGCCTAGCGGTTTTGTACTGACCTGGCCGAACGAGCTGGGCACGAACGGCACCATTGTGATCGACAAGGGCGACATCCTGTTGCCGCAGAAGAAATACTCGACCGAGCAGATCATTCTGACCGTGGAAAACGGCTACGCCACCAAGATTGAAGGTGGTATCGAAGCCGAACTGCTGGACGAATACATGAAGACCTTCAACGATCCCGAAGGTTATGCGATTTCCCACATCGGCTGGGGTTTGCAGCCACGCGCTCACTGGTCCACCTTGGGTCTGTACTCGCGTGAGAACACCATTGGCATGGATGCACGGGCCTTCGAGGGTAACTTCCTGTTCTCCCTGGGGCCGAACAATGAAGCGGGTGGCAAGCGTACAACGGCCTGCCACATTGATATTCCTTTGCGCCATTGCACGGTCAGCCTGGATGGCCGTGCGGTTGTGCGTGATGGCAACGTACTGGACGGAGGCGTGGGTGAGTACGAATGA
- a CDS encoding N-carbamoylsarcosine amidohydrolase, whose protein sequence is MSTNEGAVYAQQGFGSTLEPKAPYGLLIIDLVNGFADPAVFGGGNIPEAIENTQKLLATAREQGWPVAHTRIVYADDGADNNIFSIKVPGMLGLTEDAHNSHIVPELAPAPGEFVVRKNVPSAFFGTPLAAWLTQRGVQTLLVAGAVTSGCVRSSVVDAMQLGFRPLVVSDCVGDRAIGPHEANLFDMRQKYATVATREEAMKLIGL, encoded by the coding sequence GTGAGTACGAATGAAGGAGCGGTGTACGCTCAACAAGGTTTTGGGTCGACGCTGGAGCCTAAGGCTCCCTACGGTCTGTTGATTATTGATCTGGTGAATGGTTTTGCTGATCCTGCCGTGTTTGGCGGCGGCAATATTCCCGAGGCGATCGAGAACACGCAGAAATTGCTGGCAACGGCGCGTGAACAAGGCTGGCCAGTTGCTCATACCCGTATCGTGTATGCGGACGATGGCGCTGATAACAACATTTTCAGCATCAAAGTCCCTGGCATGCTGGGTCTGACGGAAGACGCGCACAACAGCCATATCGTGCCGGAACTGGCTCCTGCGCCCGGTGAGTTTGTGGTTCGCAAGAACGTGCCTTCGGCTTTCTTTGGTACGCCCTTGGCTGCGTGGCTGACCCAACGTGGTGTGCAAACACTGCTGGTCGCCGGTGCGGTTACCAGCGGTTGCGTACGTTCCAGCGTGGTCGATGCAATGCAATTGGGCTTTCGCCCCTTGGTGGTGTCGGACTGCGTGGGTGACCGTGCAATTGGCCCGCATGAGGCCAACTTGTTCGATATGCGTCAGAAGTACGCCACCGTGGCAACGCGTGAAGAGGCGATGAAGTTGATCGGACTTTAA
- a CDS encoding MarR family transcriptional regulator: MTDLSMNNHAELKQEERLEADEADILGPVEEENAELYRRKLWSRPGFLVRRLNQIHYAMFYEECKSDLTPVQHGVLSVLMGSPWLDQTTIGYELGLDRTTSADVIRRLEEKGLLGRRINPEDRRSRQTYITEAGLAAMKDISIGMNRAQERLLDPLTAKQRQTFMSMLTRVVEHNNQYGRAALKNM, encoded by the coding sequence ATGACTGACTTATCCATGAACAATCACGCCGAGCTAAAGCAAGAAGAACGACTGGAAGCCGACGAGGCCGATATCCTGGGTCCAGTGGAAGAAGAAAATGCCGAGCTGTATCGACGCAAACTGTGGTCCCGGCCCGGTTTTCTGGTTCGCCGTCTTAACCAGATTCACTACGCCATGTTTTACGAGGAGTGTAAAAGTGATCTCACCCCTGTCCAGCACGGTGTCCTATCTGTATTGATGGGGTCACCCTGGCTGGATCAAACCACCATCGGCTACGAACTGGGGCTGGATCGCACCACCTCGGCCGATGTCATCCGCAGGCTGGAAGAAAAAGGGTTATTGGGGCGTCGCATCAATCCCGAAGACCGCCGCTCTCGCCAGACCTACATCACCGAAGCAGGATTGGCGGCGATGAAAGACATCAGTATTGGCATGAACCGTGCCCAGGAACGGTTACTGGACCCACTCACTGCCAAGCAGCGACAAACTTTTATGTCCATGCTGACCCGCGTGGTGGAGCACAACAACCAATACGGTCGTGCTGCCCTGAAAAATATGTGA